A single genomic interval of Brevundimonas diminuta harbors:
- a CDS encoding enoyl-CoA hydratase/isomerase family protein, with translation MSEAEVVTRIENGVGRITLNRPKAIHALNRAMCEAMTEALLAWRGDAAVQSVLIDHAGERGFCAGGDIRMIAESGAGDASEAKAFFLAEYRLNHLMFDYPKPIIAIVDGIVMGGGVGISEPADIRVATERTTYAMPETGIGLFPDVGGGWFLPRLPGQTGVWLALTGTRLKAADTVALGIHTHFVPADRVDALKADLMREAADPSSVVTRHSGDAGPAPLSAHREAIDRLFAFDTVEEIFKALEANGSDWALQQLETLKTKSPQSLKVSLRQIRTGATLNSFADNMAMEYALGGRVVRTHDFQEGVRAVIVDKDNAPKWSPADLSGVTNETLDALFAPSPDNEKWTPLA, from the coding sequence CATCGAAAACGGCGTCGGTCGGATCACCCTGAACCGGCCCAAGGCGATCCATGCCCTGAACCGGGCGATGTGCGAGGCGATGACCGAGGCGCTGCTGGCCTGGCGCGGCGACGCGGCCGTCCAGTCCGTCCTGATCGACCATGCCGGCGAGCGGGGTTTTTGCGCGGGCGGCGACATTCGCATGATCGCCGAAAGCGGAGCGGGCGATGCGTCAGAGGCCAAGGCCTTCTTCCTGGCCGAGTACCGGCTGAACCACCTGATGTTCGATTATCCGAAGCCGATCATCGCCATCGTGGACGGCATCGTCATGGGCGGCGGGGTCGGCATTTCCGAGCCGGCGGACATTCGTGTGGCGACCGAGCGCACCACCTACGCCATGCCCGAGACCGGGATCGGCTTGTTCCCCGATGTGGGTGGGGGCTGGTTCCTGCCGCGCCTGCCGGGCCAGACCGGCGTCTGGCTGGCGCTGACGGGCACCCGGCTGAAGGCGGCGGATACGGTGGCCCTGGGCATCCACACGCACTTCGTGCCCGCGGATCGCGTCGATGCGTTGAAGGCCGATCTGATGCGCGAGGCCGCCGACCCGTCGTCGGTCGTGACGCGCCACTCGGGTGACGCCGGGCCTGCACCGCTGTCGGCCCACCGCGAGGCCATCGACCGGCTGTTCGCCTTCGACACAGTCGAGGAGATTTTCAAGGCGCTTGAGGCGAACGGCTCGGACTGGGCGCTGCAGCAGCTGGAAACCTTGAAGACCAAATCGCCACAGTCGCTGAAGGTCTCGCTGCGCCAGATCCGGACGGGCGCAACGCTGAACAGCTTCGCCGATAATATGGCGATGGAATACGCCCTGGGCGGCCGCGTTGTGCGCACCCACGACTTCCAGGAAGGCGTGCGGGCGGTGATCGTGGACAAGGACAATGCGCCGAAATGGTCCCCGGCGGACCTGTCGGGCGTTACCAACGAGACGCTGGATGCGCTGTTCGCGCCGTCGCCGGACAATGAAAAATGGACGCCGCTGGCCTGA
- a CDS encoding glucoamylase family protein, which yields MRTTTGAAALAVGFPVMAVAQQGAATGAVNGTQRRPMRLDQEVEELQERTFRWFEKVTDRKTGLTPDRWPTPSFCSVAAVGFALTCWPVGVERGWMSRAEARERTLTTLRFFHDLPQGPEASGRAGYKGFFYHFLDMETGLRYRANELSTVDTALLIGGMLFAARYFDGRHADEAEIRQKAQAIYERIEWPWAVIRDNRITMGWHPESGFIPSDWHVYNEGMLVLLLAIGSPTHPVSVNVWHEWAASYDESWTDRWGSWHLNFAPIFGHQYSHMFIDFRGIQDAWMRGQSAQLGEYLDYFENSRRAVYAQQKYAHDNPGGWTGYSSEVWGLTACDGPGDFKQVIDGKEREFFSYSARGPGDRDDGTIAPTAAASSIAFAPEIVVPCVKAMKARYGAGVYTEWGFLDSFNPTLTVRDGPLQHGRIVDGVGWVDGDYLGIDQGPIVIMTENHRSEFVWRYMRGEPNIRRALDIAGFTGGWMNG from the coding sequence ATGCGGACTACCACAGGCGCGGCGGCTCTGGCCGTTGGATTTCCGGTGATGGCGGTGGCGCAGCAGGGGGCGGCGACAGGGGCGGTTAATGGGACGCAGAGACGGCCGATGCGGCTGGATCAGGAGGTCGAGGAGCTTCAGGAGCGGACGTTCCGGTGGTTCGAGAAGGTTACGGATCGCAAGACCGGTCTGACGCCGGATCGCTGGCCCACGCCGTCCTTCTGTTCGGTGGCGGCGGTCGGCTTCGCCCTGACCTGCTGGCCGGTGGGCGTCGAGCGCGGCTGGATGAGCCGGGCCGAGGCGCGTGAGCGGACCCTGACGACGCTACGCTTCTTCCATGATTTGCCGCAGGGCCCGGAGGCCAGCGGCAGGGCGGGGTACAAGGGCTTCTTCTACCACTTCCTGGATATGGAGACGGGGCTTCGTTACCGGGCCAACGAACTGTCGACGGTCGATACGGCGCTGCTGATCGGCGGCATGCTGTTCGCCGCCCGCTACTTCGACGGCCGTCATGCCGACGAGGCGGAAATCCGTCAGAAAGCCCAGGCCATTTATGAGCGGATCGAATGGCCGTGGGCCGTGATCCGCGACAACCGGATCACCATGGGCTGGCACCCCGAGAGCGGCTTCATTCCGTCCGACTGGCACGTCTATAACGAGGGCATGCTGGTTCTGCTGCTGGCCATCGGCAGCCCGACCCATCCGGTGTCGGTCAATGTCTGGCACGAATGGGCGGCCAGTTACGACGAGAGCTGGACCGATCGCTGGGGCAGTTGGCACCTCAACTTCGCGCCCATCTTCGGGCACCAGTACAGCCATATGTTCATCGACTTCCGCGGCATTCAGGACGCCTGGATGCGCGGGCAGTCGGCCCAACTGGGGGAATACCTCGACTATTTTGAAAACAGCCGCCGCGCCGTCTACGCCCAGCAGAAATACGCCCACGACAACCCCGGCGGCTGGACCGGCTATTCGTCCGAGGTCTGGGGGCTGACGGCGTGCGACGGGCCGGGCGACTTCAAACAGGTCATCGACGGCAAGGAGCGCGAGTTCTTCAGCTATTCCGCGCGCGGGCCCGGCGACCGGGACGACGGCACCATCGCGCCGACGGCGGCGGCCAGCTCCATCGCCTTCGCGCCCGAGATCGTCGTTCCCTGCGTCAAGGCGATGAAGGCGCGCTATGGTGCGGGCGTCTATACCGAGTGGGGCTTCCTCGACAGCTTCAACCCGACCCTGACGGTGCGCGACGGGCCGCTGCAGCACGGCAGGATCGTGGACGGCGTGGGTTGGGTGGACGGCGACTATCTGGGCATCGACCAGGGGCCGATCGTCATCATGACCGAGAACCACAGGTCCGAGTTCGTCTGGCGCTATATGCGCGGCGAACCCAATATCCGTCGCGCGCTCGACATCGCGGGCTTCACCGGCGGCTGGATGAACGGATGA
- a CDS encoding LacI family DNA-binding transcriptional regulator: MRDVAERANVSVASVSRVLNGLGVTSDATRQRVLDAVEDLRYVPHFGARSLSTSKNDTIGVILPDLFGEFFSELIRGMDLAARAHGKHLIVSSSHDGAEDTLAAVRSMRGRVDGMIVLSPHLGAANLSSEFAGRMPVLLMNGGAAEAGRASIMIDNHGGAVGAVQHLLSTGRRRIAHIRGAAGNIEADTRAAGYTSALDGHDPIIVEGDFSQASGHRAATQLLAMTERPDAVFAANDMMAVGALLAFQEAGVRCPEDIAVVGFDDVPIAALMRPALTTMRVNIAEIGRRGVERLIGLVQTGATADATDTACEIVRPILVERQSTAAASSARFNKG; this comes from the coding sequence ATGCGCGACGTCGCCGAACGCGCCAATGTGTCGGTGGCTTCCGTGTCTCGTGTGTTGAACGGCTTGGGCGTGACCTCGGATGCGACGCGCCAGCGCGTGCTCGATGCGGTTGAGGACCTTCGCTATGTCCCTCACTTCGGCGCTCGCAGCTTGTCGACCAGCAAGAACGACACCATCGGCGTCATCCTGCCCGACCTGTTCGGCGAGTTCTTCTCCGAGCTGATCCGGGGCATGGACCTGGCTGCCCGCGCTCACGGCAAGCATCTGATCGTCTCCAGTTCGCATGACGGCGCGGAAGACACCCTAGCGGCCGTGCGTTCGATGCGTGGGCGGGTGGACGGCATGATCGTGCTGTCCCCGCATCTGGGCGCGGCGAACCTGTCGTCAGAGTTCGCCGGTCGGATGCCGGTCCTGCTGATGAACGGCGGCGCCGCCGAGGCCGGCCGGGCGTCCATCATGATCGACAACCACGGCGGCGCCGTCGGTGCGGTCCAGCATCTGCTGTCCACCGGCCGCAGGCGGATCGCCCACATTCGCGGCGCCGCCGGCAACATCGAGGCGGACACGCGCGCGGCCGGATACACGTCGGCGCTGGATGGTCATGACCCGATCATCGTCGAGGGCGACTTCTCTCAGGCGTCGGGCCACCGTGCCGCGACCCAGCTTCTGGCCATGACGGAACGGCCCGACGCCGTCTTCGCCGCCAACGACATGATGGCCGTTGGCGCGCTGTTGGCCTTCCAGGAAGCCGGCGTGCGCTGCCCCGAAGACATCGCCGTCGTCGGCTTCGATGACGTGCCCATCGCCGCCCTGATGCGGCCCGCGCTGACCACCATGCGCGTCAATATTGCGGAAATCGGCCGAAGGGGCGTCGAACGCCTGATCGGCCTTGTTCAGACTGGCGCGACCGCCGACGCCACGGACACCGCTTGCGAAATCGTTCGGCCGATCCTGGTCGAACGCCAGTCCACCGCGGCGGCCTCGTCCGCCAGGTTCAACAAAGGGTAG
- the mmsB gene encoding 3-hydroxyisobutyrate dehydrogenase: protein MTKIAFIGLGNMGGGMAANQAKAGHAVAAFDLSAQALERAGAAGCVAVGSVAEAVKDAEVVITMLPAGPHVLKVYSEQIIGAAPSTALLLDCSTIDVETARKVAGLAKSAGYAFADAPVSGGTAAADAGTLAFMVGCDEGDFARVEAALEPMSRITIRAGDHGAGQAAKICNNMLLGISMLGTCEAIALAEKLGLDPERFFEIASKSSGQCWSVTSYYPWPGPVPTAPSNRDYQGGFATAMMLKDLKLAQDAAAKSGASTPLGAQAEALYALFDGIGHGGRDFSAMLQMLRGKLDELNLA, encoded by the coding sequence ATGACCAAGATCGCCTTCATCGGCCTGGGCAATATGGGCGGCGGCATGGCCGCGAACCAGGCCAAGGCGGGCCACGCGGTCGCCGCCTTCGATCTGTCGGCGCAGGCGCTGGAACGGGCCGGAGCGGCAGGTTGCGTCGCGGTCGGATCGGTCGCTGAGGCGGTCAAGGACGCCGAGGTCGTGATCACCATGCTGCCGGCCGGGCCACACGTGCTGAAGGTCTATTCCGAACAGATCATCGGGGCGGCGCCGTCGACCGCCCTGCTGCTCGATTGTTCGACCATCGATGTCGAAACCGCGCGCAAGGTCGCCGGTCTTGCCAAATCGGCCGGCTACGCTTTTGCCGACGCGCCCGTGTCAGGCGGCACGGCGGCGGCGGATGCGGGCACGCTGGCCTTCATGGTCGGCTGCGACGAGGGCGACTTCGCCCGCGTCGAAGCGGCGCTGGAACCCATGAGCCGCATTACCATCCGCGCGGGCGATCATGGGGCGGGGCAGGCGGCCAAGATCTGCAACAACATGCTGCTGGGCATCTCCATGCTGGGCACGTGCGAGGCCATCGCCCTGGCCGAGAAGCTGGGTCTGGACCCCGAACGATTCTTCGAGATCGCGTCCAAGTCGTCGGGTCAGTGCTGGAGCGTGACCAGCTACTATCCCTGGCCGGGTCCGGTGCCGACCGCGCCGTCCAACCGCGACTATCAGGGCGGGTTCGCCACGGCCATGATGTTGAAGGACCTGAAGCTGGCCCAGGACGCAGCGGCGAAATCCGGCGCCTCGACGCCGCTGGGCGCACAGGCCGAGGCGCTTTACGCCCTGTTCGACGGGATCGGGCACGGCGGCCGCGATTTCTCCGCGATGTTGCAGATGCTGCGCGGCAAGCTAGATGAGCTTAACCTCGCATAG
- a CDS encoding TonB-dependent receptor, which translates to MTQFNTRKAALAAASALAISMAVVGGAQAQTSSSTLRGAVTEAGQPAPGSVVTAVDAGSGFSARATVRADGTYVISGLRPGNYRVTATTPDGETSTETVNIAVAATNRLDLQVDAAPTATATTEAAELGDIVVTGRRLTEVTTSEVATNVSQVQINSLPQTDRNFMSFARLAPGVRYNDGENSRTFQSGASTASGVNVFIDGASLKSQVLPNGVAGQDSSRGNPFAQLAVQEFKVLTQNYKAEYEQASAAIITAVTRSGTNEFHGEIFGAYQDRSMIEDNYFDEQAGREKPEYKRQQYGAALGGPIIQDRLHFFVAYEGNDQDRASSVTLGNRSAANLARFGQYEGNFVSPFRQDTYFGKLSFSPDDLQVFDLSYSRRRETDISGFGGTTAYTAAENKIGTTDEYNLRHTYRGSNFLNEASISYLDSVFNPTSLSPGVATEEYQGIITIGGKNSSQYIQQKGYTLRNDLTLTGLDNHTVKMGVKYSDQDYTFRKLFFTAPQFTYQSDIDPTFSYPQQARLGLGNPNIEGSNKIFGAYIQDDWQLTPKLELNLGLRWDYETNMNNNKYVTPTNAANALRANAAAGQYNADDFITDGSDRPTFKGAFQPRIGFSYDIFEDQRSVVFGGYGRYYDRIIFNDLLDESFRLQYAIGTFYFSRDGLPDRDGNPTVVWNESYRTAEGLAALRASAQTGRPELFAHTNKAKPPSTDQFSLGFRQKIGEDWQASVTATYIRGQNGFTHIFGTLNADGGCCNTATANSFGYANILLGVDELETRYKALYFTLDKNYTADSGWGVNLAYTLADARQNGNDLFSLDARRPADYGFYRKPGSERHRIVLSGIKDLPYGFRISSIAELGSGAYYNIDDFSRGFGVNERNFRRGEGEPDTDCLSFFATCNVDVKLEKEMSVFGNQKVSLQLDILNLFNNKNFGGYNAFIPPTPEVNASFGQPTNLITRPRSFQVGLRYSF; encoded by the coding sequence ATGACCCAGTTCAACACGCGTAAGGCCGCTTTGGCCGCCGCATCGGCGCTTGCCATCAGCATGGCGGTCGTCGGCGGCGCGCAGGCGCAGACATCCAGTTCGACCCTTCGCGGGGCGGTGACTGAGGCGGGTCAGCCTGCGCCAGGTTCCGTTGTGACAGCGGTGGATGCCGGTTCGGGCTTTTCGGCACGGGCGACTGTTCGGGCTGACGGCACCTATGTGATCTCGGGCCTGCGCCCCGGCAACTATCGAGTGACCGCGACGACGCCAGATGGCGAAACCAGCACAGAAACAGTCAACATCGCTGTCGCTGCGACGAATCGTCTGGATCTTCAAGTCGATGCTGCTCCGACGGCAACTGCGACGACTGAGGCCGCTGAATTGGGCGACATCGTGGTGACCGGACGCCGCCTGACCGAGGTCACGACGTCCGAAGTCGCGACGAACGTCTCTCAGGTTCAGATCAACAGCCTGCCGCAGACCGACCGCAACTTCATGTCGTTCGCACGTCTGGCGCCAGGCGTTCGCTATAACGATGGTGAGAACAGCCGGACCTTCCAGTCGGGTGCTTCGACGGCATCGGGCGTCAACGTCTTTATTGATGGCGCCAGCCTGAAAAGCCAGGTGCTTCCGAACGGCGTCGCCGGCCAGGATTCCAGCCGGGGCAATCCCTTCGCCCAGTTGGCGGTGCAGGAGTTCAAGGTACTGACCCAGAACTACAAGGCCGAATACGAGCAGGCGTCAGCCGCCATCATCACCGCCGTGACGCGGTCGGGCACCAACGAGTTCCACGGCGAAATTTTCGGCGCCTACCAAGACCGAAGCATGATCGAGGACAATTACTTCGACGAACAGGCCGGCCGCGAGAAGCCAGAATACAAGCGCCAGCAGTACGGTGCTGCGCTGGGCGGTCCGATCATCCAAGACCGTCTGCACTTCTTCGTCGCCTATGAGGGCAACGATCAAGACCGGGCCAGTTCTGTAACCTTGGGCAATCGCTCGGCTGCAAATCTCGCTCGTTTCGGCCAGTACGAAGGCAACTTCGTCAGCCCGTTCCGGCAGGATACATATTTCGGCAAGCTGAGCTTCTCGCCTGACGATTTGCAAGTGTTCGATCTGAGCTACAGCCGTCGCCGCGAAACGGACATCTCAGGCTTTGGCGGCACCACTGCCTACACGGCCGCCGAAAACAAGATCGGCACAACCGATGAATACAACCTGCGCCACACCTATCGCGGTTCGAACTTCCTGAACGAAGCGTCGATCAGCTATCTGGATAGCGTTTTCAATCCGACGTCGTTGTCGCCAGGCGTCGCGACTGAAGAGTATCAGGGCATTATTACGATCGGCGGCAAGAATTCGTCCCAATATATCCAGCAAAAGGGCTACACCCTTCGTAACGATCTGACTTTGACGGGGCTCGACAATCACACTGTCAAGATGGGCGTGAAATACAGCGATCAGGACTATACGTTCCGCAAACTGTTCTTCACGGCGCCCCAGTTCACCTATCAGAGCGATATCGACCCGACGTTCAGCTATCCGCAACAGGCACGTCTCGGTCTGGGCAATCCGAACATCGAAGGCAGCAACAAGATCTTCGGCGCCTATATCCAGGATGACTGGCAGCTGACGCCGAAGTTGGAACTGAATCTCGGCCTCCGCTGGGATTACGAAACCAACATGAACAACAACAAATACGTCACGCCGACGAACGCGGCCAACGCCCTGCGCGCCAACGCTGCGGCCGGTCAGTACAATGCCGACGACTTCATCACCGACGGTAGCGACCGCCCGACCTTCAAGGGGGCGTTCCAGCCCCGTATCGGCTTCTCCTACGACATCTTCGAGGATCAGCGCTCGGTCGTGTTCGGCGGCTATGGCCGTTACTACGACCGGATCATCTTCAACGATCTGTTGGACGAGAGCTTCCGGCTGCAATACGCCATCGGCACCTTCTATTTCTCGCGCGATGGACTGCCGGACAGGGACGGCAATCCGACGGTCGTTTGGAACGAGAGCTATCGCACGGCAGAAGGTCTGGCGGCATTGCGGGCCTCGGCTCAGACCGGTCGACCGGAACTGTTCGCCCATACCAACAAGGCCAAGCCGCCTTCGACCGACCAGTTCAGCCTGGGCTTCCGTCAGAAGATTGGTGAAGACTGGCAGGCCAGCGTCACCGCGACCTATATCCGCGGCCAGAACGGCTTCACCCACATCTTCGGCACGCTGAACGCCGATGGCGGCTGCTGCAACACGGCGACCGCAAACTCGTTCGGCTACGCCAACATCCTGCTCGGCGTCGATGAGTTGGAGACCCGCTACAAGGCGCTCTACTTCACACTGGACAAGAACTACACGGCCGATTCCGGTTGGGGCGTGAACCTCGCCTATACGCTGGCCGACGCTCGTCAGAACGGCAACGACCTGTTCAGCCTGGATGCTCGTCGTCCTGCCGATTACGGCTTCTATCGCAAGCCTGGATCGGAGCGGCACCGCATCGTTCTGTCGGGCATCAAGGATCTGCCCTACGGCTTCCGCATCTCGTCGATCGCCGAGCTTGGATCGGGCGCCTACTACAACATCGATGACTTCTCGCGTGGGTTCGGTGTCAATGAGCGGAATTTCCGTCGTGGCGAAGGCGAGCCGGACACTGATTGCCTCAGCTTCTTCGCCACCTGCAATGTGGACGTGAAGCTGGAGAAGGAAATGTCCGTGTTCGGCAACCAGAAGGTCAGCCTGCAACTCGATATTCTCAACTTGTTCAACAACAAGAATTTCGGCGGCTACAACGCCTTCATTCCGCCGACCCCGGAAGTGAACGCCAGCTTCGGCCAGCCGACCAACCTGATCACCCGCCCGCGCAGCTTCCAGGTCGGCCTGCGTTACTCCTTCTAA